A region from the Vicia villosa cultivar HV-30 ecotype Madison, WI linkage group LG3, Vvil1.0, whole genome shotgun sequence genome encodes:
- the LOC131661553 gene encoding 15-cis-phytoene desaturase, chloroplastic/chromoplastic — MALCGSSISSPNLNSKIGTRNISKSTSFSMNSDTTISLSFSGSVSMGLNLRLNLASSTCSVKRNRFRNHGSRLKVVCIDYPRPELENTVNFIEAAYLSSTFRASPRPTKPLKVVIAGAGLAGLSTAKYLADAGHKPILLEARDVLGGKVAAWKDKDGDWYETGLHIFFGAYPNVQNLFGELGINDRLQWKEHAMIFAMPSKPGQFSRFDFLEVLPSPLNGIWAILRNNEMLTWPEKIKFAIGLLPAILGGQPYVEAQDGLSVKEWMKKQGIPERVTDEVFIAMSKALNFINPDELSMQCILIALNRFLQEKHGSKMAFLDGNPPERLCMPIVDHIQSLGGEVHLNSRIKSIELNDDNTVKSFLLTNGKVIEGDAYVSAAPVDILKLLLPENWKGVPYFQRLEKLVGVPVINVHIWFDRKLKNTYDHLLFSRSPLLSVYADMSVTCKEYYNPNQSMLELVFAPAEEWISRSDEDIIDATMSELAKLFPDEISADQSKAKIIKYHVVKTPRSVYKTVPNCEPCRPIQRSPIEGFYLSGDYTKQKYLASMEGAVLSGKLCAQAIVQDSELLTARGQKRIAQASSV; from the exons ATGGCTCTGTGTGGCTCTTCTATATCTTCACCAAACTTGAATTCGAAAATTGGGACAAGAAACATATCAAAATCGACTTCTTTTTCTATGAATTCAGATACCACAATTTCGTTATCGTTTTCCGGAAGTGTATCCATGGGTCTTAACCTGAGGTTGAATCTCGCTTCTTCAACTTGTAGTGTCAAGAGAAACAGGTTTAGGAACCATGGCTCTCGTTTGAAAGTAGTTTGTATTGATTATCCACGGCCTGAGCTTGAAAATACCGTTAATTTTATTGAAGCTGCTTACTTGTCTTCCACCTTTCGTGCTTCTCCGCGTCCAACTAAACCCTTGAAGGTTGTTATTGCTGGTGCAG GACTGGCTGGTTTATCAACTGCAAAATATTTGGCAGATGCTGGTCACAAGCCTATATTGCTGGAGGCAAGAGACGTTCTAGGTGGAAAG GTTGCTGCATGGAAAGATAAAGATGGGGACTGGTATGAGACTGGCTTACATATATTTT TTGGGGCTTACCCTAATGTGCAGAACTTATTTGGAGAACTCGGTATTAACGATCGGTTACAATGGAAGGAGCACGCTATGATCTTTGCTATGCCAAGCAAGCCTGGACAGTTTAGTCGATTTGATTTTCTCGAAGTCCTTCCATCTCCATTAAATG GAATATGGGCAATCTTGAGGAATAACGAGATGCTGACCTGGCCAGAGAAAATCAAATTTGCAATTGGACTTCTGCCAGCTATTCTTGGTGGACAGCCATATGTTGAGGCTCAAGATGGTCTTTCTGTTAAAGAATGGATGAAAAAGCAG GGCATTCCTGAACGGGTAACTGATGAAGTGTTCATAGCAATGTCAAAGGCTCTAAACTTCATCAACCCTGATGAACTTTCAATGCAATGTATTTTGATTGCATTAAACCGGTTTCTTCAG GAGAAGCATGGTTCTAAGATGGCCTTTTTGGATGGCAATCCCCCGGAAAGACTTTGTATGCCAATTGTTGATCATATTCAGTCATTGGGCGGTGAAGTCCATCTTAACTCACGCATTAAATCAATTGAGCTAAACGATGACAATACGGTGAAGAGCTTTTTACTAACTAATGGGAAAGTGATTGAAGGGGATGCTTATGTGTCTGCAGCACCAG TGGATATTCTGAAGCTTCTTCTACCTGAGAACTGGAAAGGGGTTCCTTATTTCCAGAGATTGGAGAAATTGGTTGGAGTTCCAGTCATAAATGTTCACATATG GTTTGACAGAAAACTGAAGAACACATATGATCACCTTCTCTTTAGCAG AAGTCCACTTCTGAGTGTATATGCTGACATGTCGGTAACTTGTAAG GAATATTATAACCCAAACCAGTCTATGTTGGAGCTGGTTTTCGCACCAGCTGAAGAATGGATTTCACGCAGTGATGAAGATATTATTGATGCCACAATGTCTGAACTTGCCAAACTCTTCCCTGATGAAATTTCTGCAGATCAAAGCAAAGCAAAAATCATCAAGTACCACGTTGTTAAAACACCAAG GTCTGTTTACAAAACTGTTCCAAATTGCGAGCCTTGTCGTCCGATACAAAGATCTCCTATAGAAGGTTTCTATTTATCAGGAGATtacacaaaacaaaaatatttagcTTCCATGGAAGGTGCTGTTCTTTCTGGGAAGCTGTGTGCACAGGCTATTGTACAG GATTCGGAGCTACTTACTGCTAGGGGGCAGAAAAGAATAGCTCAAGCAAGTAGTGTTTAA
- the LOC131661552 gene encoding DNA topoisomerase 3-beta-like isoform X1, protein MAHPKVLMVAEKPSIALSIATALSHGQMSTRRGSTEVHEFDGKFLGGHARFKVTSVIGHVFSVDFHGKYQDWATTDPLDLFQAQIIKTESNPKAHICKHLKQEARGCHYLVLWLDCDREGENICFEVIESTGFKINDVYRARFSSVTEKDVLNALANLVRPNRDEAMAVDARQEIDLKVGVAFTRFQTSFFQGKYGNLDARVISYGPCQTPTLGFCVQRYLQINTFKPEKFWSLHPYIIQSGYEILLEWQRSKLFDINVAMMFQKLVAEDGILEVTDISEKQETKGRPVGLNTVNLLKVASSALGFGPQTAMQLAERLYTQGFISYPRTESTAYPPSFDFRGALSAQRNNPTWGNYVEGLLTSGYQKPRSGTDVGDHPPITPMRSASEDMLGNDAWKLYQYICQYFIGTVSPDCKYVRKKVEFSVGGESFHCTGQHVITKGFTAIMPWLAINDKSIPSFIKGQKIKVSKVELYEGNTTPPDFLTESELISLMEKNGIGTDASIPVHINNICERNYVQVQAGRKLVPTTLGITLVRGYQSIDPDLCLPDIRSFIEQQITLIAKGQVDHHRVVQHVIEQFKQKFCYFVKKIEAMDALFEAQFSALVDSGRIMSKCGKCLRYMKYISAQPPRLYCGTCEEVYYLPQKGTIKLYKELSCPLDNFELLICSVAGPEGKSFPLCPYCYSNPPFEGIEALINTSKTSTSGKIGKGAGMPCNLCPHPTCPNSLVTQGVCACPECSGTLVLDPISAPKWRLCCNMCNCLVFLAEGAHRISTTKEKCLECDSSIIEVDFNKKTTPLADGATLHRGCILCDVLLHSLVEMKYGRGFKRMSSRGRGRGRGGRGRGRGGKMMDPKMSFRDF, encoded by the exons ATGGCGCATCccaaagttctcatg GTCGCAGAGAAACCTAGCATCGCTCTCTCCATCGCTACCGCTCTTTCCCACGGCCAG ATGTCTACAAGAAGAGGAAGCACAGAAGTTCATGAATTCGACGGGAAGTTTCTTGGAGGGCATGCGCGTTTTAAGGTGACATCAGTTATTGGACATGTATTCAG TGTAGATTTTCATGGTAAATATCAAGATTGGGCCACCACAGATCCCTTAGATCTTTTTCAAGCTCAGATTATAAAGACTGAATCAAATCCAAAG GCACATATTTGTAAACATTTAAAACAAGAAGCTCGTGGTTGTCATTATTTGGTATTGTGGTTGGATTGTGATCGTGAAGGAGAGAATATATGTTTTGAGG TTATAGAATCAACCGGTTTCAAAATAAATGATGTCTATCGCGCACGGTTTTCTTCTGTTACTGAGAAAGATGTTCTGAATGCTCTAGCCAACCTTGTCAGACCGAACAGGGATGAAGCAATGGCTGTAGATGCCAGACAAGAGATAGATTTGAAAGTTGGAGTTGCCTTTACTCGATTTCAAACGAGTTTTTTCCAGGGGAAATATGGGAACCTAGATGCCAGAGTCATCTC CTATGGACCCTGTCAAACTCCAACATTAGGATTTTGTGTGCAGCGGTATTTGCAAATAAATACTTTCAAGCCAGAAAAGTTTTGGAGTTTGCACCCTTACATAATTCAAAGTGGCTATGAAATTCTGCTAGAATGGCAACGCAGCAAATTGTTTGACATAAAT GTTGCTATGATGTTTCAAAAGCTGGTTGCTGAAGATGGGATTCTGGAAGTGACTGATATATCAGAAAAACAGGAAACCAAAGGTCGCCCTGTTGGTCTAAACACAGTGAATCTTCTGAAG GTTGCTTCAAGTGCTCTAGGATTTGGTCCTCAGACAGCTATGCAACTAGCTGAACGATTGTATACTCAAGGCTTCATCAG TTATCCACGAACAGAAAGCACGGCATACCCTCCGTCATTTGACTTTCGTGGTGCACTCTCTGCACAAAGAAATAATCCAACTTGGGGAAACTATGTAGAAGGGCTACTCACCAGTGGTTATCAGAAACCTCGATCGGGAACAGATGTGGGTGACCATCCTCCCATTACTCCAATGAGATCTGCATCAGAGGATATGCTAGGAAATGATGCTTGGAAGCTGTACCAATATATCTGTCAATACTTCATAGGGACAGTGTCTCCGGACTGCAAGTATGTAAG GAAAAAGGTTGAGTTTTCAGTAGGTGGAGAGTCTTTTCATTGTACAGGGCAGCATGTTATCACCAAAGGATTTACAGCTATTATGCCTTGGTTGGCGATAAATGATAAAAGTATTCCATCATTTATAAAAGGGCAGAAAATAAAAGTATCAAAAGTTGAGCTCTATGAA GGGAATACCACTCCTCCAGATTTTCTTACCGAGAGTGAGCTGATCTCTCTAATGGAGAAGAATGGAATAGGAACAGATGCATCAATTCCTGTACATATTAACAATATATGTGAGCGGAATTATGTGCAG GTACAAGCAGGCAGGAAGCTCGTCCCAACCACATTAGGTATAACTTTAGTAAGAGGTTATCAATCAATTGATCCAGACCTCTGCCTGCCCGATATTCGTAGCTTTATTGAGCAACAAATTACTCTTATTGCTAAGGGCCAGGTAGATCATCATCGTGTGGTGCAGCATGTAATTGAACAGTTCAAGCAAAAATTTTGTTACTTTGTGAAGAAG ATTGAGGCCATGGATGCACTATTTGAAGCACAGTTTTCTGCACTTGTTGATTCAGGGCGTATTATGAGTAAATGTGGTAAATGCTTGCGATATATGAAGTATATTTCTGCCCAGCCACCACGTTTGTATTGTGGCACATGTGAGGAAGTTTATTATCTTCCACAGAAGGGCACAATAAAG CTGTACAAGGAACTGTCTTGTCCTTTAGACAATTTTGAGCTTTTGATCTGCTCCGTGGCTGGCCCAGAGGGTAAATCATTCCCGCTATGTCCTTACTGCTACAGCAATCCCCCATTTGAAGGTATCGAAGCACTCATCAATACGTCTAAAACTAGTACTTCTGGCAAGATTGGCAAGGGAGCTGGCATGCCATGCAACCTATGCCCCCATCCCACTTGCCCAAATTCTTTAGTTACCCAAGGTGTATGTGCTTGCCCAGAATGTAGTGGGACACTTGTCTTAGACCCTATAAGTGCTCCCAAATGGCGACTTTGTTGCAATATGTGCAATTGCCTAGTTTTTCTTGCAGAGGGTGCTCATAGAATCTCGACAACTAAAGAAAAGTGCCTTGAATGTGACTCTTCAATCATAGAAGTGGACTTCAACAAGAAAACAACTCCTCTGGCAGACGGGGCTACGTTGCACCGGGGTTGCATTCTTTGTGATGTATTACTACACTCCCTTGTGGAGATGAAATATGGGAGAGGCTTCAAGCGTATGAGTTCAcgtggaagaggaagaggaaggggaggaagaggaagaggacggGGTGGTAAAATGATGGATCCGAAAATGAGTTTTCGAGATTTCTAG
- the LOC131661552 gene encoding DNA topoisomerase 3-beta-like isoform X2, whose amino-acid sequence MYSDFHGKYQDWATTDPLDLFQAQIIKTESNPKAHICKHLKQEARGCHYLVLWLDCDREGENICFEVIESTGFKINDVYRARFSSVTEKDVLNALANLVRPNRDEAMAVDARQEIDLKVGVAFTRFQTSFFQGKYGNLDARVISYGPCQTPTLGFCVQRYLQINTFKPEKFWSLHPYIIQSGYEILLEWQRSKLFDINVAMMFQKLVAEDGILEVTDISEKQETKGRPVGLNTVNLLKVASSALGFGPQTAMQLAERLYTQGFISYPRTESTAYPPSFDFRGALSAQRNNPTWGNYVEGLLTSGYQKPRSGTDVGDHPPITPMRSASEDMLGNDAWKLYQYICQYFIGTVSPDCKYVRKKVEFSVGGESFHCTGQHVITKGFTAIMPWLAINDKSIPSFIKGQKIKVSKVELYEGNTTPPDFLTESELISLMEKNGIGTDASIPVHINNICERNYVQVQAGRKLVPTTLGITLVRGYQSIDPDLCLPDIRSFIEQQITLIAKGQVDHHRVVQHVIEQFKQKFCYFVKKIEAMDALFEAQFSALVDSGRIMSKCGKCLRYMKYISAQPPRLYCGTCEEVYYLPQKGTIKLYKELSCPLDNFELLICSVAGPEGKSFPLCPYCYSNPPFEGIEALINTSKTSTSGKIGKGAGMPCNLCPHPTCPNSLVTQGVCACPECSGTLVLDPISAPKWRLCCNMCNCLVFLAEGAHRISTTKEKCLECDSSIIEVDFNKKTTPLADGATLHRGCILCDVLLHSLVEMKYGRGFKRMSSRGRGRGRGGRGRGRGGKMMDPKMSFRDF is encoded by the exons ATGTATTCAG ATTTTCATGGTAAATATCAAGATTGGGCCACCACAGATCCCTTAGATCTTTTTCAAGCTCAGATTATAAAGACTGAATCAAATCCAAAG GCACATATTTGTAAACATTTAAAACAAGAAGCTCGTGGTTGTCATTATTTGGTATTGTGGTTGGATTGTGATCGTGAAGGAGAGAATATATGTTTTGAGG TTATAGAATCAACCGGTTTCAAAATAAATGATGTCTATCGCGCACGGTTTTCTTCTGTTACTGAGAAAGATGTTCTGAATGCTCTAGCCAACCTTGTCAGACCGAACAGGGATGAAGCAATGGCTGTAGATGCCAGACAAGAGATAGATTTGAAAGTTGGAGTTGCCTTTACTCGATTTCAAACGAGTTTTTTCCAGGGGAAATATGGGAACCTAGATGCCAGAGTCATCTC CTATGGACCCTGTCAAACTCCAACATTAGGATTTTGTGTGCAGCGGTATTTGCAAATAAATACTTTCAAGCCAGAAAAGTTTTGGAGTTTGCACCCTTACATAATTCAAAGTGGCTATGAAATTCTGCTAGAATGGCAACGCAGCAAATTGTTTGACATAAAT GTTGCTATGATGTTTCAAAAGCTGGTTGCTGAAGATGGGATTCTGGAAGTGACTGATATATCAGAAAAACAGGAAACCAAAGGTCGCCCTGTTGGTCTAAACACAGTGAATCTTCTGAAG GTTGCTTCAAGTGCTCTAGGATTTGGTCCTCAGACAGCTATGCAACTAGCTGAACGATTGTATACTCAAGGCTTCATCAG TTATCCACGAACAGAAAGCACGGCATACCCTCCGTCATTTGACTTTCGTGGTGCACTCTCTGCACAAAGAAATAATCCAACTTGGGGAAACTATGTAGAAGGGCTACTCACCAGTGGTTATCAGAAACCTCGATCGGGAACAGATGTGGGTGACCATCCTCCCATTACTCCAATGAGATCTGCATCAGAGGATATGCTAGGAAATGATGCTTGGAAGCTGTACCAATATATCTGTCAATACTTCATAGGGACAGTGTCTCCGGACTGCAAGTATGTAAG GAAAAAGGTTGAGTTTTCAGTAGGTGGAGAGTCTTTTCATTGTACAGGGCAGCATGTTATCACCAAAGGATTTACAGCTATTATGCCTTGGTTGGCGATAAATGATAAAAGTATTCCATCATTTATAAAAGGGCAGAAAATAAAAGTATCAAAAGTTGAGCTCTATGAA GGGAATACCACTCCTCCAGATTTTCTTACCGAGAGTGAGCTGATCTCTCTAATGGAGAAGAATGGAATAGGAACAGATGCATCAATTCCTGTACATATTAACAATATATGTGAGCGGAATTATGTGCAG GTACAAGCAGGCAGGAAGCTCGTCCCAACCACATTAGGTATAACTTTAGTAAGAGGTTATCAATCAATTGATCCAGACCTCTGCCTGCCCGATATTCGTAGCTTTATTGAGCAACAAATTACTCTTATTGCTAAGGGCCAGGTAGATCATCATCGTGTGGTGCAGCATGTAATTGAACAGTTCAAGCAAAAATTTTGTTACTTTGTGAAGAAG ATTGAGGCCATGGATGCACTATTTGAAGCACAGTTTTCTGCACTTGTTGATTCAGGGCGTATTATGAGTAAATGTGGTAAATGCTTGCGATATATGAAGTATATTTCTGCCCAGCCACCACGTTTGTATTGTGGCACATGTGAGGAAGTTTATTATCTTCCACAGAAGGGCACAATAAAG CTGTACAAGGAACTGTCTTGTCCTTTAGACAATTTTGAGCTTTTGATCTGCTCCGTGGCTGGCCCAGAGGGTAAATCATTCCCGCTATGTCCTTACTGCTACAGCAATCCCCCATTTGAAGGTATCGAAGCACTCATCAATACGTCTAAAACTAGTACTTCTGGCAAGATTGGCAAGGGAGCTGGCATGCCATGCAACCTATGCCCCCATCCCACTTGCCCAAATTCTTTAGTTACCCAAGGTGTATGTGCTTGCCCAGAATGTAGTGGGACACTTGTCTTAGACCCTATAAGTGCTCCCAAATGGCGACTTTGTTGCAATATGTGCAATTGCCTAGTTTTTCTTGCAGAGGGTGCTCATAGAATCTCGACAACTAAAGAAAAGTGCCTTGAATGTGACTCTTCAATCATAGAAGTGGACTTCAACAAGAAAACAACTCCTCTGGCAGACGGGGCTACGTTGCACCGGGGTTGCATTCTTTGTGATGTATTACTACACTCCCTTGTGGAGATGAAATATGGGAGAGGCTTCAAGCGTATGAGTTCAcgtggaagaggaagaggaaggggaggaagaggaagaggacggGGTGGTAAAATGATGGATCCGAAAATGAGTTTTCGAGATTTCTAG
- the LOC131655830 gene encoding ribonuclease 3-like protein 2, with product MKMEASVSAVEKIIGYTFQTKKLLEQALTHTSYPESVSYERLEFVGDAVLGLAISNHLFLAYSSVDPGTLSLLRAANVSTEKLARAAVRNGLHRYVRHNTLSIVDIINEFVEAVEGEDDCVVVKYGGSVKAPKILADIVESVAAAVYVDVDFDLKKLWVIIRGLLEPIVTLDDLEHKPQPVTMLFEICQKNGKTVDIQQHRSDGKSTASVYVDGELVASASSDQKDVARLEAAKAALHKLEGLLPAPTMMPDCCVDIDGSFEIEAAKQKLYAICGMKKWPKPVYSIEKDEGTPQDKKFISAVQIATPAARLQMSGEEKSRVKDAENSAASLMIRALQQHKYV from the exons ATGAAGATGGAAGCTTCAGTTTCTGCAGTGGAGAAAATAATCGGTTACACTTTTCAAACCAAGAAGCTTCTAGAACAAGCCCTAACCCATACGTCATATCCAGAATCAGTTTCATACGAACGTCTCGAGTTCGTCGGCGACGCCGTTCTAGGTCTCGCGATCAGCAATCACCTCTTCCTCGCTTACTCCTCCGTTGATCCTGGTACACTCTCGCTCCTCCGTGCCGCTAATGTTAGCACCGAGAAACTCGCTCGCGCTGCCGTGCGTAACGGTCTACACCGTTATGTCCGTCACAACACGCTTTCTATTGTTGATATTATTAACGAGTTTGTTGAAGCCGTTGAGGGCGAGGATGATTGTGTTGTTGTTAAGTATGGTGGATCGGTTAAAGCTCCAAAGATTCTTGCTGATATCGTCGAGTCTGTTGCCGCtgctgtttatgttgatgttgattTCGATCTTAAAAAGTTATGGGTG ATAATAAGAGGTCTTTTGGAGCCGATAGTGACGCTGGATGATCTGGAACATAAACCGCAACCTGTGACGATGCTTTTCGAGATCTGCCAAAAAAATGGGAAAACAGTTGACATACAACAGCACCGGAGTGATGGCAAAAGCACTGCCAGTGTCTATGTAGACGGGGAGTTGGTTGCATCCGCTTCCTCGGATCAAAAGGACGTTGCTAGGCTAGAAGCTGCCAAGGCTGCTTTGCATAAACTAGAAGGCTTACTGCCTGCCCCTACCATGATGCCTGACTGTTGTGTGGACATTGATGGCAGCTTTGAAATTGAAGCTGCCAAGCAGAAGTTATATGCTATTTGTGGGATGAAAAAGTGGCCCAAACCGGTATACAG CATTGAAAAAGATGAAGGTACTCCTCAAGATAAGAAATTTATCAGTGCTGTTCAGATAGCTACTCCAGCTGCTAGGCTCCAAATGTCTGGAGAAGAAAAATCTCGAGTGAAGGATGCTGAGAACTCTGCAGCTTCCTTGATGATTCGGGCCTTACAACAACACAAGTATGTGTGA